The sequence below is a genomic window from Methanobrevibacter sp..
TCTTTGCCTTTAAACAAAGAAAATATAAATAATTTGAGATTATTGAAAGATGAACTTTCAATTGAAGCAATATTTGATTCATTTGAAGAATCTTGGGATTATTTTAAATTTAATAAGTTCATTGTTTCAAAAGATGAGGCTATAATTCTTCTTGAAAAACTGATTAATGATAATGAAAATTTGGAATTGATTAATGCAGAACTTAAAGATAGATATTTTGGAAAAATGAATAATGATAATTTTATTCAAACAGATTTAAATGATTATTTTAAATGATTTAGTTAGTTTAATCCAAAACTATTGATGTCTTTAAAACTTATCATGATAACCTTTCTGCAGGTAACATTTGATTTTTTTTACTTAATTAAATTTGTGGAAGTCTTTTATAATTTCATTGCTTATTTTAACAGTTAATGTGAAACAATTCTACAAATTCTTTAAAATGTGGGTGTTGCGATTACTTTTCAAATGCTCCCTCATTGATTTAATTATGATTTTCACCAAAAAGACTATTGTCAATTAAATTAAAAGCAGGTTATGATGAAGGGGCTCAAAGTGTTACAATTTGTAACAGGTTGAAAATGCTTGTTAAAGATGGTAAAATGCGTGAACAGATGTTGCTACTGCAAAACAACTATTTCGTATCATCCAGTCTATACCTTCTCCAAATGCCGAACCATTCAAGCAGTTGCCGGCTCAAATGGGTAGTGAAAGGCTGGTGGGATAGCAGATCCAGAAATGGCTATTGAAGGGCGGTTGCCACTTTTCGTGAAAAAGGCAACAGCGAAGAATGGATTACTCAAAGATTGGGGCGCATTGAAATAAGAAAGGATTTGACTGCTGAATGGTAGGGCATGTGTTTAAAAAAAGGTGAAGAATATGCAATACTCGCCAATGAGATTAGTCAAGCATCTTTTGGCATAACAACTAGGGAGCATAAAAAGATTAAAGGGTGAAAAAGGAGAACCTTCGCGATAACATGACCAATGCCGAACTGGTTATTTGTATGCTGGGAGAGTTGGCCACTACTGAAATCACCAAAACCGAAAATCCTCAGGGCTTTAAAGAAAGCAAATTGTTGCAAGAGATAGTGGAAACATTGCCTGTAGTGCCTTAAGGGAATTGGAAAATCGAACCGGACGAAAAGTGGTAAGTAGCAAAAATCCTAAAGGTCCAAGGTTATTGGATGAAAATTTAAAGTAGTGCAATTTAGAAAATATTGGATAGATTTTGGCCTTTATTTTTCTCTTATTTTTTTATATGAACGATTCAAAAGGCTGGTCCAACATATTCCCAGATTTCTTCAAAACTAGTTTCAACACCAAGTTTGGTATATTCGCGAACAAGTGTGTTAATGTCTCTTTCAAGAAGTTCCTTTGAAATTGGATTGTCTAAAACTACTGACTGTGAAACATCAATAATCACAGGTTCCTCATTTTTATTCAGTATATTGTAATTTGACAAATCCCCATGTACCAGTTTTGCTTCATTTACAAATAATTTTAAGTTTACTAATAGCTTATTGAAGAATTCCTCAGGATTTTTTGGTGGCTGGTTTTTTACAGGCTGTGCAGGATTTCCGTTTTCATCTCCAATAAATTCAATTAGTAGTATGTTATTGGCGCTTGTAATCGGTTTGGGCGCATTTACTCCTGCTGCTTCAAGTCTTTTTAAATTTTTATATTCTTTGGTAACCCATGAATAGATTATTTTTCGTTTATTTTTAGTTTTAAGGTTAAATCTAGGATCTCCCTTAAGATAATAATCCATTTTTTTAAAATCAGATGTGGCGATTCTGTAAATTTTTACGGCTATGAATTTCTCATCGTCAGTAACGCCTGTAAGTACATTGGCTTCCTTTCCGGTACTTATGGCTCCATTTAAAATATTAATGTATCCCTGATTAGCAAATTTATATAATGTTTCTAATGTTATTTTATCAAAAATTTCATTTCCCACTTTTCTATCGGAGCTATCTTTTTTTCTTTTGCGGGAATGTATTTTTTTGTGTTTTTCATCAGCTTTTGCTATTTTGGAATCCATTATAATCAAAAAAATAAGTTTATTAGACTACATTTTTAAGTAGCCTTTTCTTTCAAGCCAATTTGATTCGGTTTTTGTGTATCTCCAAATCACATCAGCCTTTTCATCAGATTGGAAATCCCATGGTTTTACAAGAATAACGTCTCCTTCACGAATCCAAATACGTTTTTTCATTTTTCCAGGGATTCTAGTCATTCTCATATGTCCATCAGCGCAACGAACTTTTAATTTCCCATGGCCCATGATTTGTTCTACCACTCCAGGGATTTCTCCTTTTTTAGGGGTTCTCACTCTTCTGTATTCTTGTTGTTGATTTTGATTAGGTTTTGACAAATACTCTCCTCCAAAATTATAAATAATGTATCTCTCTATAAGATTAAATTATTTATATATTTATCAATATATGTATTATAAATTTATCCTATTTTTAATGCTCTATTTATATAATTTGAGAGTACTTCTAAAAATAGTTTATTGATGGGTTAAAAATAACTGTTCGTATAATACTAAATGAACAAAAAAAATAGTATAATTTCCGAGAGGGTTGTAAGAGAGATAATTTGAAAAGTAATAAATCACTAAAAAAAATAAACCAGGAACAAAAAAATAATGGTCCTGGCCAACTAACTTTTTACATCCAAGTTCACATTCGAGGCTACTAACTGGATGACTTTTTAGACATACATCATCGTAAAAAAAAATGAGAATTATATTGGAGTTACACTGTAATAATTGATAGACCTGCCATTAGTGGCATTATCAATCTGTGAAAACTTACACCTTTTCAATCCTTTTGTCGGATCAGCCACAAGATATGAATCACCAGATACGCCATAAATCAAAATATAATGGCCGTAATTATTCACATAACCTAAGCATGATGGTTTGGTCTTACCACCAGTTTCAATATGTGCAATTACTGTTTTGCCTAATCGTAAATTATTTTTCACTGCGGATGAAATCCTGGTAATTTTTGTTACTTTATAACCAAGACTTTTTGCACCAGCAATAAGATTTTCTGGACTGGTACCATTATGATTAGTCTTGCATTTTTTAGCACAATCCTTTTCACTTATGTAGCTGTATAACATTTGAATAGCCATCGAGAGACTTGTTGGTCCGCAATTATATGCATTATTCTGATAATCCAACACTAAAGGATTGTTAGCTGTTGAATTTAAAGTGACATAATTGGGATACCTTCCATGCTTACGTATGAAGACATTTTGTGCTTCAAATAATCCGTTATAATGTGTTTTGT
It includes:
- the eif1A gene encoding translation initiation factor eIF-1A — translated: MSKPNQNQQQEYRRVRTPKKGEIPGVVEQIMGHGKLKVRCADGHMRMTRIPGKMKKRIWIREGDVILVKPWDFQSDEKADVIWRYTKTESNWLERKGYLKM
- a CDS encoding cysteine peptidase family C39 domain-containing protein, with translation MVKFSKKEMNKASKIIRTSIKNNKGLPSSVTMTDMAGKNHKLNKTHYNGLFEAQNVFIRKHGRYPNYVTLNSTANNPLVLDYQNNAYNCGPTSLSMAIQMLYSYISEKDCAKKCKTNHNGTSPENLIAGAKSLGYKVTKITRISSAVKNNLRLGKTVIAHIETGGKTKPSCLGYVNNYGHYILIYGVSGDSYLVADPTKGLKRCKFSQIDNATNGRSINYYSVTPI
- a CDS encoding serine protein kinase RIO, which translates into the protein MDSKIAKADEKHKKIHSRKRKKDSSDRKVGNEIFDKITLETLYKFANQGYINILNGAISTGKEANVLTGVTDDEKFIAVKIYRIATSDFKKMDYYLKGDPRFNLKTKNKRKIIYSWVTKEYKNLKRLEAAGVNAPKPITSANNILLIEFIGDENGNPAQPVKNQPPKNPEEFFNKLLVNLKLFVNEAKLVHGDLSNYNILNKNEEPVIIDVSQSVVLDNPISKELLERDINTLVREYTKLGVETSFEEIWEYVGPAF